One segment of Candidatus Polarisedimenticolia bacterium DNA contains the following:
- a CDS encoding aspartate aminotransferase family protein — MRRDRNRPFYLNVWHTGAPGYLRPSPSNTVIRCRGMTVTFEDGTTLEDWGGQFYVNNLGTGRADMARDLAAQVQRTSWVAPSDFVDVRVALTSDLRTVLPRHLTTPQFSCSGSDALESAIRAARKVTRRARVLSFRQSYHGDTMTIENVSGGTLMPYGDRRPWAAHAPSPFDLWEKAGRDWPRACALALEGVERALRRHGPGTFAALVVEPVMAGIGAVPLSRFLARGLRGLCDRHGIKLIADEVVTGFGRTGRWFGSQSVGLVPDAIVCAKGITGGYAPLGAAIFERAWGEELRRTGLNHGLTNAGHPLGCAAARATIRILKRERLVERAGAMGRRLRAGLEALRDRHPGEIADVRGRGLLQGLQLDAGGPAASRRRAGAAARIEAIGARARTAGVHLLPTSDGTGLLFAPPFTVTSRQIDRLVAVLDRSFVR, encoded by the coding sequence TTGCGACGCGACAGGAACCGCCCCTTCTATCTGAATGTCTGGCACACGGGCGCGCCAGGATACCTGAGGCCGTCCCCCTCGAACACCGTCATCCGCTGCCGCGGCATGACTGTCACCTTCGAGGACGGGACCACGCTCGAAGACTGGGGCGGCCAGTTCTACGTCAACAACCTCGGGACGGGCCGCGCGGACATGGCGCGCGATCTTGCGGCCCAGGTGCAGCGGACGTCGTGGGTCGCCCCGTCCGATTTCGTCGACGTGAGGGTCGCGCTGACGAGTGACCTCAGGACCGTCCTGCCCCGGCACCTCACGACGCCCCAGTTCAGCTGCAGCGGGTCGGACGCCCTCGAGTCCGCCATCCGGGCCGCGCGCAAGGTGACCCGCAGGGCCCGCGTCCTGTCCTTCAGACAGTCGTACCACGGCGACACGATGACGATCGAGAACGTCAGCGGCGGAACGCTGATGCCGTACGGCGATCGCCGGCCGTGGGCGGCGCATGCGCCCTCCCCCTTCGATCTGTGGGAGAAGGCCGGCCGCGACTGGCCCCGCGCCTGCGCCCTGGCCCTCGAGGGGGTGGAGCGCGCGCTCCGCCGGCACGGGCCCGGGACGTTCGCCGCCCTGGTCGTGGAGCCGGTGATGGCGGGCATCGGTGCGGTCCCCCTCTCCCGATTTCTCGCCCGGGGGCTGCGTGGCCTCTGCGATCGGCACGGCATCAAACTGATCGCCGACGAGGTGGTGACCGGCTTCGGCCGGACCGGACGGTGGTTCGGATCGCAGTCGGTCGGCCTGGTCCCCGACGCCATCGTCTGTGCCAAGGGGATCACGGGCGGCTACGCCCCGCTCGGGGCGGCGATCTTCGAGCGGGCCTGGGGCGAGGAGCTGCGGCGCACCGGTCTCAACCACGGCCTGACCAATGCCGGGCATCCGCTCGGGTGCGCCGCGGCGCGCGCCACCATCCGGATCCTCAAGCGGGAGCGCCTGGTCGAGCGGGCCGGGGCGATGGGCCGGCGGCTGCGAGCAGGTCTCGAGGCGCTGCGCGACCGGCACCCCGGCGAGATCGCCGACGTGCGGGGCCGCGGTCTTCTCCAGGGCCTTCAGCTGGACGCGGGAGGCCCCGCCGCCTCGCGGCGCCGCGCGGGAGCCGCGGCCCGGATCGAGGCGATCGGCGCCCGAGCGCGCACCGCGGGGGTTCATCTCCTGCCGACGTCCGACGGCACGGGCCTCTTGTTCGCCCCGCCATTCACCGTCACGTCGCGGCAGATCGACCGCCTCGTCGCGGTTCTCGATCGATCGTTCGTCCGTTGA